Proteins from one Bradyrhizobium roseum genomic window:
- the tnpA gene encoding IS66 family insertion sequence element accessory protein TnpA encodes MGRKQYENTARRTWRSVHIEAWRRSGLSRRSYCRQHGLDQGTFARWLSVLVDAEALRVQAELKREERRLRRPLKLSSDARSRAVQAFWAMHVEAMTWSGMSVRAYAKAHGISRFGLQRWRDLIDANEVEIDWRAQLHPSARAQISTSAKGSAKETDSKSVLTTPTVGDAETPVKSTRRNFTAVEKLAIVLEVDRTGQTVSSVARRHRIVTSVLFRWRVELGFGKPKRSKLVRVELASDASGASSAPLVLHDLLQPPDGMAVVELPNGRRVFAPAGADPDVVRRHVADRETAS; translated from the coding sequence GTGGGGCGGAAACAATATGAGAACACGGCGCGCCGAACCTGGCGGTCGGTGCACATCGAGGCGTGGCGTAGAAGCGGCCTCAGCCGGCGCAGTTATTGCCGTCAGCACGGCCTGGATCAGGGCACTTTTGCACGCTGGCTAAGCGTCCTCGTCGACGCTGAAGCCCTTAGAGTACAAGCCGAATTAAAGCGTGAGGAGCGTCGTTTGCGGCGACCTCTCAAGTTGTCCAGCGACGCGCGCAGCCGTGCCGTCCAGGCGTTCTGGGCGATGCATGTGGAGGCGATGACGTGGTCCGGAATGAGCGTGCGGGCGTATGCCAAGGCCCATGGAATATCGCGTTTTGGCCTGCAGCGGTGGCGCGATCTAATCGACGCCAACGAGGTGGAAATCGACTGGCGAGCGCAGCTGCACCCCAGTGCCCGCGCGCAAATAAGCACTAGTGCTAAGGGTAGTGCTAAGGAGACGGACAGCAAATCGGTCTTGACAACGCCAACGGTTGGCGACGCGGAAACACCCGTGAAGTCGACCCGGCGCAACTTCACTGCCGTGGAAAAGCTTGCGATCGTGCTCGAGGTTGATCGCACGGGGCAGACGGTATCATCGGTGGCGCGGCGGCATCGGATCGTTACCAGCGTGCTGTTCCGATGGCGCGTCGAGCTCGGCTTTGGCAAGCCAAAGCGGTCAAAATTGGTCCGGGTCGAGCTCGCAAGCGATGCGTCGGGCGCTTCGTCGGCCCCGCTCGTTCTCCATGATTTGTTGCAGCCGCCAGACGGCATGGCGGTGGTCGAACTGCCCAACGGACGACGCGTCTTCGCGCCCGCCGGTGCTGATCCGGACGTCGTCCGGCGACATGTTGCCGACCGGGAGACCGCATCATGA
- the tnpB gene encoding IS66 family insertion sequence element accessory protein TnpB (TnpB, as the term is used for proteins encoded by IS66 family insertion elements, is considered an accessory protein, since TnpC, encoded by a neighboring gene, is a DDE family transposase.), translating to MIPVPTGARVWLATGYTDMRRGFPSLALQVQEVLRKDPLSGHLFVFRGRRSDLVKVIWHDGQGACLFTKRLERGKFIWPSVAGESVTISPAQLSYLLSGIDWRNPQETHRPTRAG from the coding sequence ATGATCCCGGTTCCGACGGGCGCGCGAGTGTGGCTGGCGACAGGCTACACGGACATGCGCCGAGGCTTTCCATCGCTGGCACTCCAGGTGCAGGAGGTTCTTCGCAAGGACCCGCTCAGCGGTCATCTGTTCGTGTTCCGCGGTCGCCGAAGCGATCTTGTGAAGGTGATCTGGCACGATGGCCAGGGAGCCTGCTTGTTCACAAAAAGACTGGAGAGAGGAAAGTTCATCTGGCCATCGGTTGCCGGTGAATCGGTAACGATCTCGCCGGCGCAGTTGAGCTATCTGCTGTCCGGGATCGATTGGCGTAACCCTCAAGAAACCCATCGGCCGACGCGGGCCGGATAG
- a CDS encoding helix-turn-helix domain-containing protein, translated as MDMRRLVGQNVKRIRLEKKLTQEQFSNISGFSQQYLSGLESGRRNPTVVTLYEIAKALGVSHLELLEPLSSRQKRSS; from the coding sequence ATGGATATGCGCAGGCTGGTCGGCCAAAACGTCAAGAGGATCAGACTTGAGAAGAAGCTAACTCAGGAGCAGTTCAGCAACATATCTGGGTTCAGCCAACAATATCTAAGTGGGCTAGAGTCTGGGCGCCGCAATCCGACTGTCGTCACTTTGTACGAAATTGCAAAGGCCTTAGGAGTCAGTCATTTGGAGCTGCTGGAACCGCTGTCGTCTCGACAGAAGCGCAGCAGCTGA
- a CDS encoding IS110 family RNA-guided transposase translates to MKLYVGLDVGLEETSVCIVDGEGLTVREVKVSTEPAAIRSAVEGYADRLDRVGVEASSLGIWLYRELQPTGMPIVVVEARHMRVSLSTMRNKTDRNDARGIAQMMRLGWYRAVHVKNIDMQRMRTLLTNRKLLKRKLVDLENHVRGALRAYGLLVGAVARGAFEDRIRQLIEHSDPIFVMSIQVMLDVRRAILEGYDRLHRVLLQVVQHDPVCRRLMTVPAVGPVVALSFKVGVDDPHRFARSRTVGAHFGLTPRRHQSGTSIDFEGHISKQGDISVREALCEAAASLLLRVRKWSALRAWGLRIAKRSSMLCAIAAVARKLAGILHRMWVSETDFHVGFGAKVTQRLRLKPAQ, encoded by the coding sequence ATGAAACTGTACGTTGGATTGGACGTCGGCCTTGAAGAAACCAGCGTTTGCATCGTCGATGGCGAAGGTCTCACAGTCCGCGAAGTCAAGGTCAGCACGGAGCCAGCGGCGATCCGCTCCGCTGTTGAGGGCTACGCGGATCGCCTCGATAGAGTAGGGGTCGAGGCGTCATCGCTGGGCATCTGGCTGTATCGTGAGTTGCAGCCGACCGGGATGCCGATCGTTGTCGTGGAGGCACGCCACATGCGCGTCTCGCTGTCGACGATGCGCAACAAGACCGACCGCAACGATGCGCGCGGCATCGCGCAGATGATGCGGTTGGGCTGGTACCGCGCCGTGCATGTCAAGAATATCGACATGCAAAGAATGCGCACGCTGTTGACCAACCGGAAGCTGCTCAAGCGCAAATTGGTTGACCTCGAGAACCATGTTCGAGGCGCTCTGCGGGCCTATGGTTTGCTCGTCGGCGCCGTCGCACGAGGGGCCTTTGAGGACCGCATCCGTCAGCTGATCGAGCACAGCGATCCGATTTTTGTGATGTCCATCCAGGTCATGCTCGACGTGCGCCGCGCCATCCTCGAGGGTTATGATCGGCTGCATCGCGTGCTGCTGCAGGTAGTCCAGCATGATCCTGTTTGCCGGCGTCTGATGACGGTTCCTGCTGTCGGTCCAGTGGTGGCCTTGTCATTCAAGGTTGGCGTCGATGACCCCCATCGCTTTGCCCGATCACGTACGGTGGGCGCCCATTTTGGCCTGACGCCGAGGCGCCACCAGTCCGGTACATCGATAGACTTCGAAGGTCATATCAGTAAACAGGGTGACATCTCCGTGCGGGAGGCGCTCTGTGAGGCAGCTGCGAGTCTGCTGCTCCGGGTCAGAAAATGGTCCGCCTTGCGGGCTTGGGGCCTGCGAATTGCCAAACGGTCGAGCATGCTGTGCGCGATTGCCGCGGTGGCGCGGAAGCTCGCCGGCATTCTCCACCGGATGTGGGTCAGCGAGACCGACTTCCACGTCGGGTTTGGTGCTAAGGTCACGCAACGGCTGCGCCTGAAGCCGGCGCAGTAG
- a CDS encoding IS110 family RNA-guided transposase has translation MKLSAALDTSSSRTAVCVVNSRDGSVVFEVSVATDPAIIFAALAPFLPRLDRVGHEAGSVAPWLHRKLTALGLPMVLLETRHAAAALDAQRNKTDKNDARGLAHLVRSGWYRPVHVKSEESHKLRLLLGHRRTLKRKLLDIENEVRQSLKVFGLMVGPRAQRTSFEARVRELVAPDPLVAAVTECMLRAWAALWAEYKRLHQVLVQIVGRDELCRRFCRIPGVGPVTALSVKAAIDDPRRFVKSKTVGAHFGLTSRRIQTGDSIDIEGRISKCGDGEVRTVLYEAASAMLVRSKQWCAVKAWGMRIAARRGHKRAVVAVARKLAVIMHRMWLDGSEFRFSSAAGDSGNGASGTTALAAAC, from the coding sequence ATGAAACTCTCTGCAGCGCTTGATACTTCCAGCTCCAGGACAGCAGTTTGTGTGGTCAACAGCCGCGACGGTTCTGTCGTATTCGAAGTGAGCGTCGCGACAGATCCAGCTATCATCTTTGCTGCGCTGGCGCCGTTCCTTCCTCGGCTCGATCGGGTCGGCCACGAGGCCGGCAGCGTGGCACCGTGGCTGCATCGCAAGCTGACCGCTCTTGGCCTGCCCATGGTGCTATTAGAGACCCGGCATGCAGCGGCCGCGCTGGATGCTCAGCGCAACAAAACCGACAAGAATGATGCGCGGGGACTAGCACATCTGGTGCGGTCAGGCTGGTATCGCCCGGTCCATGTCAAAAGCGAGGAAAGCCACAAGCTCCGCCTGTTGCTCGGGCATCGGCGCACCTTGAAGCGCAAGCTGCTCGACATCGAGAACGAGGTTCGCCAGTCGTTGAAGGTCTTTGGTTTAATGGTTGGGCCGCGTGCGCAGCGGACCTCATTCGAGGCGCGGGTCCGCGAGTTGGTTGCTCCTGATCCGCTGGTTGCGGCGGTGACCGAGTGCATGCTGCGGGCTTGGGCGGCGCTATGGGCCGAGTACAAGCGGTTACACCAGGTGCTGGTCCAGATTGTCGGCAGGGACGAACTTTGCCGGCGCTTTTGCCGGATCCCGGGCGTTGGTCCGGTCACGGCCCTCTCGGTGAAAGCCGCGATCGATGATCCGCGCCGGTTCGTCAAATCGAAGACGGTTGGGGCGCATTTTGGTCTGACGTCGCGACGCATTCAGACCGGCGATTCGATCGATATCGAGGGCCGCATCTCCAAGTGCGGCGATGGAGAGGTCCGCACCGTACTTTATGAGGCGGCGAGCGCCATGCTGGTGCGCTCGAAGCAATGGTGCGCCGTCAAGGCATGGGGTATGCGGATCGCGGCCAGGCGCGGCCACAAACGGGCCGTTGTCGCAGTGGCGCGGAAGCTCGCCGTGATCATGCACCGGATGTGGCTGGACGGCAGCGAATTCCGGTTTTCTTCAGCAGCCGGGGATAGTGGCAACGGAGCAAGCGGGACGACGGCGCTCGCCGCCGCTTGTTGA
- a CDS encoding AAA family ATPase — MMLIEHICKLRKAAILAELSAKQPSIGFKRYNLIYGFNGSGKSTLSRCFAAMQGDQETGRLPTGWEFEVLTSDGATVRIGAGNALSRQVAVFNDNFINENLQWSSGKARPVFYIGKEQAEVAAELKKTEAAIPAAAERKVAAERMMRSEEQALTTFKREQARLISRDIRLANRKYEAPQLTADFATLDLGTGATLDEKALSAHKELCRLEEAMAQLSKPAFDSKEAKQTLDTIVGLLQQTPALTVIAELQKHPEMLLWVKEGSKYHADHGLADCLLCGGSLSDARKEMLAQSLDEGFDTLIDQLSEARSTLALQKDQYLKLPLSLAASKDVTADWRERYNEASARVNETVRDAVVNVFEPALAAIDAKLARPTTRLPASALGWIDAVAESLALVQSWAQVIDITAQRHNESCDKFADRQEAARIALRRHYLAEKQGGYKAAGDAIDIANKAVDDATSELTGLNATATDLRTRMKEHGQAAAKINRLIEAYLGHNELSIVSVENGYEIHRRGKPIAGSPSEGEKTAIALCYFLSTLEAEGRTIKDRIVVVDDPISSLDSKALNYACSLLLSRLGDAAQVFVLTHNQNCMNEFKKAWSKFHRPRNPATQPTASLLFLDVKVPKGGIRSSTLVEMSRLLREYDSEYHYLVDHVLSFDASDDRDYEYAYMMPNVLRRVLDVFLAFRCPGSAGFASKMEQLRREHSALDADRVAALERLAQLESHSDNIDDLIGFSAMTLEESKAAAAALVALMEIVDPNHLEGLRRLCRKTG; from the coding sequence ATGATGTTGATCGAACATATCTGCAAACTGCGGAAAGCGGCCATTCTGGCCGAGCTGTCGGCTAAACAGCCAAGTATCGGCTTTAAGCGGTACAACCTGATCTACGGGTTCAACGGCTCAGGGAAGAGCACGTTGTCGCGTTGCTTTGCGGCTATGCAAGGCGATCAGGAAACAGGCCGCCTCCCGACCGGCTGGGAATTCGAGGTCTTGACCAGCGACGGTGCAACGGTGCGTATCGGTGCCGGCAATGCCTTGAGCCGCCAAGTTGCCGTCTTCAACGACAATTTCATTAACGAGAATCTGCAGTGGTCGTCAGGTAAAGCAAGGCCCGTCTTCTACATCGGCAAAGAGCAGGCCGAAGTCGCGGCCGAGCTCAAGAAAACCGAAGCGGCGATTCCTGCCGCCGCAGAGCGAAAAGTTGCCGCCGAGCGCATGATGCGCTCTGAGGAACAGGCTCTGACGACCTTCAAACGTGAGCAGGCCCGCCTCATCTCGCGCGATATCCGACTGGCTAATCGAAAGTACGAAGCGCCGCAATTGACGGCCGACTTTGCGACCCTCGATCTGGGGACCGGCGCGACCCTTGATGAAAAAGCGTTATCTGCGCACAAGGAGCTGTGCCGTCTTGAAGAGGCCATGGCGCAGTTAAGCAAGCCGGCGTTCGACAGCAAAGAGGCTAAGCAGACGCTCGACACCATCGTCGGCCTTCTTCAACAGACGCCAGCTCTTACGGTGATTGCCGAACTGCAGAAGCATCCGGAGATGCTGTTGTGGGTGAAGGAGGGCAGCAAATATCACGCCGATCACGGACTCGCGGACTGCCTTCTCTGTGGCGGCTCTCTTTCCGACGCCCGAAAGGAGATGCTGGCGCAGTCCTTGGACGAAGGGTTCGACACGCTGATTGATCAATTAAGTGAGGCCCGAAGCACCCTCGCGCTGCAGAAAGATCAGTATCTCAAACTCCCCCTGTCGTTGGCCGCCTCGAAAGACGTCACGGCGGATTGGCGAGAGCGTTACAACGAAGCCTCGGCCCGGGTGAACGAAACGGTGAGAGACGCGGTTGTCAACGTTTTCGAACCGGCGCTTGCGGCTATCGACGCCAAGCTCGCACGACCAACCACCAGGCTGCCGGCATCCGCATTGGGTTGGATCGACGCCGTGGCCGAGTCCCTGGCTTTGGTTCAATCCTGGGCACAAGTGATCGACATCACTGCTCAACGGCATAACGAATCATGTGATAAATTCGCCGATCGCCAGGAAGCAGCTCGCATTGCGCTGAGACGCCACTACCTTGCTGAAAAGCAAGGTGGGTACAAAGCGGCAGGTGACGCCATCGACATTGCGAATAAGGCCGTTGATGACGCTACTAGTGAGCTCACCGGCCTAAATGCAACGGCGACCGACCTACGCACGCGCATGAAGGAGCACGGGCAAGCTGCAGCCAAAATCAATCGGCTGATAGAGGCATACCTGGGACATAATGAGCTGTCGATCGTCAGCGTCGAAAACGGCTACGAGATACATCGCCGTGGCAAGCCGATTGCAGGCAGCCCCAGCGAAGGCGAGAAGACGGCGATCGCGCTTTGCTATTTCCTTTCCACCCTTGAAGCCGAAGGCCGCACGATCAAAGATCGCATTGTCGTTGTCGACGATCCGATCTCAAGCCTCGACAGCAAGGCGCTGAATTACGCCTGTTCGCTCTTGCTGAGCCGGCTTGGTGACGCGGCACAGGTCTTCGTGCTGACGCACAATCAGAATTGCATGAACGAGTTTAAGAAGGCGTGGAGCAAGTTTCACAGGCCGCGCAATCCAGCGACCCAGCCAACCGCGTCCCTGCTGTTTCTCGACGTGAAAGTGCCCAAGGGCGGGATCCGCTCGTCGACGCTCGTTGAGATGTCGCGGCTGTTGCGCGAGTACGACTCGGAGTATCACTACCTCGTCGATCATGTCCTGTCGTTCGACGCCAGCGACGACCGTGATTACGAATATGCCTATATGATGCCGAACGTTCTCCGGCGCGTGCTAGACGTCTTCTTGGCGTTTCGATGCCCAGGCAGTGCGGGATTTGCGTCTAAAATGGAGCAGTTGCGCCGAGAACATAGCGCCCTCGATGCGGACCGGGTTGCCGCGCTAGAGCGCCTTGCGCAACTCGAATCCCATTCGGATAATATTGACGACCTGATCGGCTTCTCGGCCATGACTCTCGAAGAGAGCAAGGCTGCCGCAGCTGCCTTGGTGGCGCTTATGGAGATCGTCGATCCCAACCATCTCGAGGGACTTCGCCGCCTCTGCCGTAAAACCGGTTAG
- the tnpB gene encoding IS66 family insertion sequence element accessory protein TnpB (TnpB, as the term is used for proteins encoded by IS66 family insertion elements, is considered an accessory protein, since TnpC, encoded by a neighboring gene, is a DDE family transposase.) produces MMIVPAGVKVHLALGYTDMRKGLDGLATIVQETLKKDPFSGHLFAFRGKRASMLKILFWDGNGLCLFTKRLDQGGFIWPRMSEPGGTVTLSPAQLAMLIEGIDWRTPERRWRPAIAG; encoded by the coding sequence ATGATGATCGTTCCCGCGGGCGTGAAGGTGCATCTGGCTCTGGGGTACACCGACATGAGAAAGGGGCTGGATGGGCTCGCGACGATTGTCCAGGAAACGTTGAAGAAAGATCCATTCTCCGGCCATCTGTTTGCCTTCCGAGGCAAGCGGGCGAGCATGCTGAAGATCCTGTTCTGGGACGGCAACGGACTTTGTCTGTTCACCAAAAGGCTCGATCAAGGCGGCTTCATCTGGCCCAGAATGAGCGAACCCGGCGGTACGGTCACGCTGTCACCAGCGCAACTCGCCATGCTGATCGAGGGTATCGACTGGCGCACACCGGAGCGCCGATGGCGGCCCGCAATCGCGGGCTGA
- the tnpA gene encoding IS66-like element accessory protein TnpA has protein sequence MTISRAEVITSVARRRRWSLDEKERLVAASLEPGASVSEVARVAGLHVSQLFRWRKALCKHGEASTAPFVPVEIGPSAPPREVAKAPLTTTAARPRKSQGIIEIDLGSGHCIRVDGDVDGDALRRVLDALVRR, from the coding sequence ATGACGATTTCGCGGGCGGAGGTGATCACATCGGTCGCGCGGCGGCGCCGGTGGTCGCTGGATGAGAAGGAACGGCTGGTTGCAGCATCGCTCGAGCCCGGAGCCAGTGTTTCCGAGGTGGCCCGCGTGGCAGGCCTACATGTGAGCCAGCTGTTCAGGTGGCGCAAAGCGCTTTGCAAGCATGGTGAAGCGAGTACAGCGCCGTTCGTGCCGGTCGAGATTGGGCCGTCTGCACCGCCGCGGGAGGTGGCCAAAGCGCCATTGACGACGACGGCGGCTCGTCCACGGAAGAGCCAGGGCATCATCGAGATTGATCTTGGTAGCGGGCACTGCATCCGGGTCGATGGCGACGTCGATGGAGACGCGCTACGTCGCGTTCTCGATGCTTTGGTACGCCGATGA
- a CDS encoding IS110 family RNA-guided transposase: MKCYVGLDVGIEETSVCILDSQGLTVREVKVSTEPAAIRSAVEGYADRLDRVGVEASSLGIWLYRELQPTGMPIVVVEARHMRVSLSTMRNKTDRNDARGIAQMMRLGWYRAVHVKNIDMQRMRTLLTNRKLLKRKLVDLENHVRGALRAYGLLVGAVARGAFEDRIRQLIEHSDPIFVMSIQVMLDVRRAILEGYDRLHRVLLQVVQHDPVCRRLMTVPAVGPVVALSFKVGVDDPHRFARSRTVGAHFGLTPRRHQSGTSIDFEGHISKQGDISVREALCEAAASLLLRVRKWSALRAWGLRIAKRSSMLCAIAAVARKLAGILHRMWVSETDFHVGFGAKVTQRLRLKPAQ; encoded by the coding sequence ATGAAATGTTACGTTGGATTGGACGTCGGCATCGAAGAAACCAGCGTTTGCATCCTCGACAGCCAGGGTCTCACGGTCCGCGAAGTCAAGGTCAGCACGGAGCCAGCGGCGATCCGCTCCGCTGTTGAGGGCTACGCGGATCGCCTCGATAGGGTAGGGGTCGAGGCGTCATCGCTGGGCATCTGGCTGTATCGTGAATTGCAGCCGACCGGGATGCCGATCGTTGTCGTGGAGGCACGCCACATGCGCGTCTCGCTGTCGACGATGCGCAACAAGACCGACCGCAACGATGCGCGCGGCATCGCGCAGATGATGCGGTTGGGCTGGTACCGCGCCGTGCATGTCAAGAATATCGACATGCAAAGAATGCGCACGCTGTTGACCAACCGGAAGCTGCTCAAGCGCAAATTGGTTGACCTCGAGAACCATGTTCGAGGCGCTCTGCGGGCCTATGGTTTGCTCGTCGGCGCCGTCGCACGAGGGGCCTTTGAGGACCGCATCCGTCAGCTGATCGAGCACAGCGATCCGATTTTTGTGATGTCCATCCAGGTCATGCTCGACGTGCGCCGCGCCATCCTCGAGGGTTATGATCGGCTGCATCGCGTGCTGCTGCAGGTAGTCCAGCATGATCCTGTTTGCCGGCGTCTGATGACGGTTCCTGCTGTCGGTCCAGTGGTGGCCTTGTCATTCAAGGTTGGCGTCGATGACCCCCATCGCTTTGCCCGATCACGTACGGTGGGCGCCCATTTTGGCCTGACGCCGAGGCGCCACCAGTCCGGTACATCGATAGACTTCGAAGGTCATATCAGTAAACAGGGTGACATCTCCGTGCGGGAGGCGCTCTGTGAGGCAGCTGCGAGTCTGCTGCTCCGGGTCAGAAAATGGTCCGCCTTGCGGGCTTGGGGCCTGCGAATTGCCAAACGGTCGAGCATGCTGTGCGCGATTGCCGCGGTGGCGCGGAAGCTCGCCGGCATTCTCCACCGGATGTGGGTCAGCGAGACCGACTTCCACGTCGGGTTTGGTGCTAAGGTCACGCAACGGCTGCGCCTGAAGCCGGCGCAGTAG
- the tnpC gene encoding IS66 family transposase: MISKPDDLPSDLASALAALQAEREARLRAEAVAASAQAELSDNEALIAHLELRIEKLKRELYGPRSERTARLIEQLELELEELITTASEDELAARAAAAKVQNVRAFTRKRPVRKPWPDDIERERVVIKAPTTCACCGGARLAKLGEDVTETLEEIPRRFKLIETVREKFTCRDCEKISQSPAPFHATPRGFIGPQLLATILFDKFGMHIPLNRQSVRFKAERIDLPLSTLADQVGHGTFAVMPLFQLIERHVLAAERLHGDDTTIRILAKSKCTTGRIWTYVRDDRPYGGPAPPAAVYYASSDRRGEHPQKHLAAFTGILQADCYNGFEPLFDPQKKAMPITPAFCFAHARRGFFELADIEKTARDGQKGKPVSPIALEAVRRLDALFEIERAINGRSADERRAVRQEQSKPLLDDMHAWLLRERETLSRSAEVLKPMNYMLRRWDDFARFLDDGRICLSNNAAERALRGIALGRRNWTFAGSLRGADRAAIMLTMITTCRLNDVDPKAWLADVLARIADLPVSRLHELLPWEWKLLRQADNPTDQRAA; this comes from the coding sequence ATGATATCGAAGCCGGACGATCTTCCATCGGACCTTGCGAGTGCCCTGGCGGCGCTGCAGGCCGAGCGTGAGGCGCGGCTGCGAGCCGAGGCGGTGGCTGCCAGTGCGCAGGCGGAGCTGTCGGACAACGAGGCGCTGATCGCGCATCTCGAGCTGCGGATCGAGAAGCTCAAACGCGAACTGTACGGGCCGCGCTCCGAGCGCACGGCGCGGCTGATCGAGCAGTTGGAATTGGAGCTCGAAGAGCTGATCACCACGGCGAGTGAGGATGAACTCGCCGCGCGTGCCGCGGCTGCAAAGGTACAGAACGTTCGGGCCTTCACGCGCAAGCGGCCGGTGCGCAAGCCGTGGCCGGACGACATCGAACGCGAGCGGGTCGTCATTAAGGCGCCAACGACCTGCGCCTGCTGCGGTGGGGCGCGCTTGGCGAAGCTGGGCGAGGATGTGACCGAGACGTTGGAGGAGATTCCGCGTCGGTTCAAGCTGATCGAGACGGTTCGAGAAAAGTTCACCTGCCGCGATTGCGAAAAGATCAGCCAGTCGCCCGCACCGTTCCATGCCACGCCGCGCGGCTTCATTGGTCCGCAATTGCTGGCGACGATCCTGTTCGACAAGTTCGGCATGCATATCCCGCTCAATCGCCAGAGCGTGCGCTTCAAGGCCGAGAGGATCGACTTGCCGCTATCGACGCTGGCCGACCAGGTTGGCCACGGAACCTTCGCCGTCATGCCGCTGTTCCAACTGATCGAGCGGCATGTGCTCGCGGCGGAGCGCCTGCATGGCGACGACACCACCATCCGTATCCTGGCCAAGAGCAAGTGCACGACCGGACGAATCTGGACCTATGTGCGGGATGACCGGCCCTACGGTGGGCCTGCGCCGCCAGCGGCGGTCTATTACGCCTCGAGCGACCGACGAGGTGAGCATCCGCAGAAGCATCTGGCCGCCTTCACCGGCATCCTGCAAGCCGACTGCTACAATGGCTTCGAGCCGCTGTTCGACCCGCAGAAGAAAGCGATGCCAATCACGCCGGCATTTTGCTTCGCCCATGCGCGGCGGGGCTTCTTCGAACTGGCCGATATCGAGAAAACCGCCCGGGACGGACAAAAAGGCAAACCGGTCTCCCCGATCGCGCTGGAGGCGGTCAGGCGTCTGGACGCCCTGTTCGAGATCGAGCGCGCCATCAATGGCCGCAGTGCCGACGAACGGCGTGCCGTTCGCCAAGAGCAGAGCAAGCCGCTGCTCGACGACATGCACGCCTGGCTGCTCCGCGAGCGAGAAACCCTATCGCGCTCCGCCGAGGTCCTGAAGCCCATGAACTACATGCTCAGGCGCTGGGACGACTTCGCCCGCTTCCTCGACGATGGCAGGATCTGCCTCAGCAACAACGCCGCCGAAAGAGCGTTGCGCGGCATCGCCTTGGGAAGGCGCAACTGGACCTTCGCCGGCAGTCTGCGTGGCGCTGACCGCGCCGCCATCATGCTGACGATGATCACGACCTGTCGCCTGAACGACGTCGATCCCAAAGCCTGGCTCGCCGACGTCCTCGCCCGCATCGCCGATCTTCCCGTATCCCGTCTGCACGAGCTGCTGCCATGGGAATGGAAGCTCCTGCGCCAAGCCGACAACCCCACCGATCAGCGAGCCGCCTGA